A window of the Streptomyces sp. JB150 genome harbors these coding sequences:
- a CDS encoding DUF3311 domain-containing protein: MSEAPEVSAGPVVTPVRVVIALCLVAPFVAMLWVGSYAKTDPALAGIPFFYWYQMAWVVISTVLTMIAFKLWQRDQRARRGGEQR, encoded by the coding sequence ATGTCGGAAGCGCCAGAAGTGAGCGCAGGGCCGGTGGTGACGCCCGTGCGCGTCGTCATCGCCCTCTGCCTCGTCGCACCGTTCGTGGCCATGCTGTGGGTCGGTTCGTATGCCAAGACCGACCCCGCCCTCGCCGGTATCCCGTTCTTCTACTGGTACCAGATGGCGTGGGTGGTCATCTCGACCGTGCTGACGATGATCGCTTTCAAGCTGTGGCAGCGTGACCAGCGCGCCCGCCGGGGCGGTGAGCAGCGATGA
- a CDS encoding WhiB family transcriptional regulator: protein MDWRHNAVCREEDPELFFPIGNTGPALLQIEEAKAVCRRCPVIEQCLQWALESGQDSGVWGGLSEDERRAMKRRAARNRARQASA from the coding sequence ATGGACTGGCGTCACAACGCCGTTTGCCGCGAGGAAGACCCCGAGCTCTTCTTCCCCATCGGCAACACCGGTCCTGCGCTGCTGCAGATCGAGGAAGCCAAGGCCGTCTGCCGTCGCTGCCCGGTGATCGAGCAGTGTCTGCAGTGGGCGCTCGAGTCCGGCCAGGACTCCGGCGTCTGGGGTGGTCTCAGCGAGGACGAGCGCCGCGCGATGAAGCGCCGCGCCGCCCGCAACCGGGCTCGTCAGGCCTCCGCCTGA
- a CDS encoding TetR/AcrR family transcriptional regulator, whose product MVSTQGNEAQTATLAGRGTAAAGPEEPAGREAAREGREATPAGREAVSEAPEAAPTGQEPTPAGRRGRGRGRPRSFDRETALERAIMAFWERGYEATSVSDLTRAMGIGAPSLYAAFGDKRALFDEVVEVYGARYGSFAARALAEEPTARAAVRRLLREAAAEYTAPGRPHGCLVVHAATNCTSPEVEQALRERRNANIAAIESRIRADIATGELPPGTDAAALARHTGAMIQGMSQQARDGASRAELEALAEIAMTIWPRG is encoded by the coding sequence ATGGTGAGCACCCAGGGGAACGAGGCGCAGACCGCGACGCTGGCAGGCCGCGGGACCGCCGCCGCCGGGCCGGAGGAGCCCGCCGGGCGCGAGGCCGCACGGGAGGGACGGGAGGCGACCCCCGCCGGGCGCGAAGCGGTATCGGAGGCGCCGGAGGCAGCCCCCACCGGACAGGAGCCCACCCCCGCCGGCCGCCGCGGGCGTGGCCGCGGCCGCCCCCGCTCCTTCGACCGCGAGACCGCCCTGGAGCGGGCGATCATGGCCTTCTGGGAGCGCGGGTACGAGGCGACGTCCGTCTCCGACCTCACCCGCGCCATGGGCATCGGCGCCCCCAGCCTCTACGCCGCGTTCGGCGACAAGCGAGCGCTGTTCGACGAGGTCGTCGAGGTGTACGGCGCGCGTTACGGCTCCTTCGCGGCGCGCGCCCTCGCCGAGGAGCCGACCGCACGGGCCGCCGTGCGGCGCCTGCTGCGCGAGGCGGCCGCCGAGTACACCGCCCCCGGCCGGCCGCACGGCTGCCTCGTCGTCCACGCGGCGACGAACTGCACCAGCCCCGAGGTGGAGCAGGCCCTGCGGGAGCGCCGCAACGCCAACATCGCGGCCATCGAAAGCCGGATAAGGGCGGACATCGCCACAGGTGAGCTGCCGCCCGGCACCGACGCGGCGGCCCTGGCCCGGCACACCGGGGCGATGATCCAGGGCATGTCCCAGCAGGCGCGCGACGGCGCGAGCCGCGCGGAACTGGAGGCACTCGCCGAAATTGCCATGACGATCTGGCCCCGCGGATGA
- the nagB gene encoding glucosamine-6-phosphate deaminase, protein MEVVIVPDAQAGGELIAEAMAQLLRRKPDALLGVATGSTPLPVYQALAAKVRAGEVDASRARIAQLDEYVGLPASHPESYRSVLRREVLEPLGLSMDAFMGPDGEAEDVQAACEAYDRALAEAGGVDLQLLGIGTDGHIGFNEPCSSLASRTRIKTLTEQTRVDNARFFDGDIDQVPHHVITQGIGTILEARHLVLLATGEGKADAVAATVEGPVAAVCPASALQLHPHATVVVDEAAASKLKLADYFRHTYANKPEWQGI, encoded by the coding sequence GTGGAAGTTGTCATCGTTCCGGACGCCCAGGCCGGCGGCGAGCTGATCGCCGAGGCCATGGCCCAGCTGCTCCGGCGCAAGCCCGACGCCCTGCTCGGTGTGGCCACCGGCTCCACTCCGCTGCCCGTCTACCAGGCCCTCGCGGCCAAGGTGCGCGCCGGCGAGGTGGACGCCTCGCGGGCGCGGATCGCGCAGCTCGACGAGTACGTGGGGCTGCCCGCCTCGCACCCGGAGTCGTACCGCTCGGTGCTGCGACGGGAGGTGCTGGAGCCGCTGGGGCTGTCGATGGACGCGTTCATGGGCCCCGACGGGGAGGCGGAGGACGTCCAGGCGGCCTGCGAGGCGTACGACAGGGCGCTCGCGGAGGCGGGCGGGGTGGATCTCCAGCTGCTCGGGATCGGGACCGACGGGCACATCGGGTTCAACGAACCCTGCTCCTCGCTGGCGTCGCGGACCCGGATCAAGACGCTGACCGAGCAGACCCGGGTGGACAACGCGCGGTTCTTCGACGGGGACATCGACCAGGTGCCGCATCACGTCATCACGCAGGGCATCGGGACGATCCTGGAGGCGCGCCACCTGGTGTTGCTGGCCACCGGGGAGGGGAAGGCGGACGCCGTGGCCGCGACGGTGGAGGGACCGGTCGCCGCGGTGTGTCCGGCGTCCGCGCTGCAGCTGCATCCGCACGCCACGGTCGTGGTGGACGAGGCGGCCGCGTCCAAGCTGAAGCTCGCCGACTACTTCCGGCACACGTACGCCAACAAGCCGGAGTGGCAGGGCATCTGA
- a CDS encoding PAS domain-containing sensor histidine kinase, whose translation MNELVRQHTALDDSDLEWLHLLVSEWQLLSDLSFADLVLWVPTRDGTRYVSVAQMRPNTGPTSYQDDMVGHLVPRGRRPMLDVALDEGRIVREGDPEWREEVPVRVESIPVRREGRVLGVIARNTNLLTVRTPSRLELTYLQSASDLAQMIAAGAFPFANQQVDMDASPRVGDGLIRLDADGIVQYASPNALSAYHRLGLAADLVGHHLGRTTAELAPSRGPVDEALAKVASGWAPREFEIEANDGVIQFRAIPLKPKGTRIGSLVLLRDVTELRRRERELITKDATIREIHHRVKNNLQTVAALLRLQARRIESERGRAALEEAVRRVGSIAIVHETLSQNLDERVEFDEIADRVLAMVAEISPGKVRGRRTGRFGILDAEVATPLSMVLTEILQNALEHGFREGDTGTVEVAAVRGGTTKEARLLVTVQDDGVGLPPGFDPRTSGNLGLQIVRTLVEGELGGTFDMVPAPERGTQVLLDIPVRAQK comes from the coding sequence ATGAACGAACTGGTCCGCCAGCACACCGCCCTCGACGACTCCGACCTCGAGTGGCTGCATCTGCTGGTCTCGGAGTGGCAGCTGCTCTCCGACCTCTCCTTCGCCGACCTGGTCCTGTGGGTTCCCACCCGCGACGGCACCCGCTATGTCTCCGTCGCCCAGATGCGGCCGAACACCGGCCCCACCTCCTACCAGGACGACATGGTCGGCCACCTGGTCCCGCGCGGCCGCCGCCCCATGCTGGACGTCGCGCTCGACGAGGGCAGGATCGTGCGCGAGGGCGACCCGGAGTGGCGCGAGGAGGTCCCCGTACGGGTCGAGTCGATCCCCGTACGGCGAGAGGGCCGCGTCCTCGGCGTCATCGCCCGCAACACCAACCTGCTCACCGTGCGCACCCCGAGCCGACTGGAGCTGACCTACCTCCAGTCCGCCTCCGACCTCGCCCAGATGATCGCGGCCGGCGCGTTCCCGTTCGCCAACCAGCAGGTCGACATGGACGCCTCGCCCCGCGTGGGCGACGGCCTGATCCGGCTCGACGCCGACGGCATCGTCCAGTACGCCTCCCCGAACGCCCTCTCCGCCTACCACCGCCTCGGCCTCGCCGCCGACCTCGTCGGCCACCACCTCGGCCGGACGACCGCCGAACTCGCCCCCTCCCGCGGCCCCGTGGACGAAGCCCTGGCCAAGGTGGCGAGCGGCTGGGCGCCGCGCGAGTTCGAGATCGAGGCCAACGACGGGGTCATCCAGTTCCGCGCGATCCCCCTCAAGCCCAAGGGCACCCGCATCGGTTCCCTGGTGCTCCTGCGGGACGTCACCGAACTGCGCCGCCGGGAACGCGAGTTGATCACCAAGGACGCCACCATCCGGGAGATCCACCACCGGGTGAAGAACAACCTCCAGACGGTGGCGGCCCTGCTGCGCCTCCAGGCCCGCCGGATCGAGTCCGAGCGGGGCCGCGCGGCGCTCGAAGAGGCCGTACGGCGCGTGGGCTCCATCGCGATCGTCCATGAGACGCTGTCCCAGAACCTGGACGAGCGAGTGGAGTTCGACGAGATCGCCGACCGGGTCCTCGCGATGGTCGCCGAGATCTCCCCGGGCAAGGTCAGAGGCCGGCGCACCGGCCGCTTCGGCATCCTCGACGCCGAGGTGGCCACCCCGCTGTCCATGGTGCTGACCGAGATCCTGCAGAACGCCCTGGAGCACGGCTTCCGCGAGGGCGACACCGGGACCGTCGAGGTCGCGGCGGTCCGTGGCGGTACGACGAAGGAGGCCCGTCTCCTGGTCACCGTTCAGGACGACGGCGTGGGCCTGCCGCCCGGCTTCGACCCGCGCACCTCGGGCAACCTCGGGCTGCAGATCGTGCGGACGCTGGTCGAGGGGGAGCTGGGCGGCACCTTCGACATGGTCCCGGCGCCGGAGCGCGGCACCCAGGTGCTGCTGGACATCCCGGTGCGGGCACAGAAGTAA
- a CDS encoding GntR family transcriptional regulator — protein MSTDVSSAENETGATVRTARVPKYYRLKKHLLDMTETQAPGTPVPPERTLAAEFDTSRTTVRQALQELVVEGRLERIQGKGTFVAKPKVSQALQLTSYTEDMRAQGLEPTSQLLDIGYITADDRLAELLDITAGGRVLRIERLRMANGEPMAIETTHLSAKRFPALRRSLAKYTSLYTALAEVYGVHLAEAEETIETSLATPREAGLLGTDVGLPMLMLSRHSLDREGKPVEWVRSVYRGDRYKFVARLKRPAE, from the coding sequence ATGAGCACCGACGTCAGCAGTGCGGAGAACGAGACCGGGGCGACCGTCCGTACCGCGCGCGTGCCCAAGTACTACCGCCTGAAGAAGCACCTGCTCGACATGACGGAGACGCAGGCGCCGGGCACCCCGGTCCCGCCCGAGCGCACGCTGGCCGCCGAGTTCGACACCTCGCGCACCACCGTCCGCCAGGCGCTCCAGGAGCTGGTCGTCGAGGGCCGGCTGGAGCGGATCCAGGGCAAGGGCACCTTCGTCGCCAAGCCCAAGGTCTCCCAGGCGCTCCAGCTCACCTCCTACACCGAGGACATGCGCGCCCAGGGCCTGGAGCCCACCTCCCAGCTGCTCGACATCGGCTACATCACCGCCGACGACCGGCTCGCCGAGCTGCTCGACATCACCGCCGGCGGCCGGGTGCTGCGCATCGAGCGCCTGCGCATGGCCAACGGCGAGCCGATGGCCATCGAGACCACCCACCTCTCGGCCAAGCGCTTCCCCGCGCTGCGGCGGTCGCTGGCCAAGTACACGTCCCTCTACACCGCCCTCGCCGAGGTCTACGGCGTCCACCTCGCCGAGGCCGAGGAAACCATCGAGACCTCGCTGGCCACCCCGCGCGAGGCGGGCCTGCTCGGCACCGACGTCGGCCTGCCCATGCTGATGCTCTCCCGCCACTCCCTGGACCGGGAGGGCAAGCCGGTGGAGTGGGTGCGGTCGGTCTACCGCGGCGACCGGTACAAGTTCGTGGCCAGGCTCAAGCGGCCCGCCGAGTAG
- a CDS encoding ATP-binding protein, whose amino-acid sequence MSTLELRRAASRVRHRLLGYWHALTIRLEARRGATRPGKWRRWLSYTTVTRIIWLLGALLVVAWCGEAVYNLATGKDTAIDRLGGDTNGLDDLLRFIGPVLTASVAAALFLFWWYSWTKRRYLARARSCPRRLVLTAGPDIDRIVGREEVAQVIAERLRQRETRRPYLLVGGVGAGNTAVLVRLTELLARQRAVPVPVRLRDADRGSALNFELLAKQRFAEEAPRGILARTKNERVWQQLLADDKVVVIADGLEEALLDESAQQSRDNIIRLAIERAHAERLPLVIASRPHSPLESTPAAIVELEPLSEEEALHFVASRVPDTDERRVDWIVETAEVTESPIYLQIARDLHQHGLLERDRPRDDPYRLDTRSRDRGTLRLWLLETWETALCDGLLRDTVAVGPRERRETLEVVCALACVGLLQDKLEVGFAELLDQDIHAGPARRARTRADHLWSARRGFDRYGGHGTVFSAWHRQRIWGALCDRLGDETSRRLREGNRDQCHALLAAFIGNADKLQLVEGFEKKVRFPHSIIQAYFGFRVLNHLGEPEAGRLVEQALQPPGPSRELLISLVLLSRRRAAELTAGGAGVRAELGKEVRERWRQTSARGRTLARRLYAAAQRRTDDPKALDLYAAAVEVESVEADPRFLADIVAAVHARWTRFKGDPRSLQDAKLRLLKQLGAALRQVSDRMDTTPLYWQLFRMGTVEPSYRIRLAAAQEFGSGGNAAFAVIRERVGLTTDPIEEYTTAIHDLKAWKRREYEAWAAQMTRARSARGSARARTPQRVEGLMRRRRALNQRYRERRVTLFREFVMRAWMVPMLLGSVDDAHRDEARERLTRWLRHLDPKYTGGTPDLPLALETALAQGFKYAANRRKRHPDTYPGNRAELIRQAETVLQRSRCWYSQLSLLQALCLWELPDTAGRHEHGRAGSGPDERPDGTRRRGTGIGGASAVQTVERWLSMAGTVNRAPGGSVGSSGSGGSGASGGSGGQGQRRRLHPFVAEAGDLVALALETGEPERFLWIDEKGVTDTIGSRPRGSGGYRKHNLWIPPAAGWSTLDPRAQRLVADVLVMLNLIERDGHPDEVEERLARVERPDVLLPPCISTDRAPLRPGLRAGTSVLPPPGETCLPDCAFQLCPYPPRGCVPRGEIREPFCRQQQALLPGRWRRCLPRGLRRKTPHWVGMRVRELDRFWAEMAQRTRDD is encoded by the coding sequence ATGTCGACACTCGAACTGCGGCGCGCGGCGAGCCGGGTGCGGCACCGCCTGCTCGGCTACTGGCACGCCCTGACGATCCGTCTGGAGGCCCGGCGCGGCGCCACCCGCCCCGGCAAATGGCGCCGATGGCTCTCCTACACCACCGTGACCCGGATCATCTGGCTGCTGGGCGCGCTGCTGGTCGTCGCCTGGTGCGGGGAGGCCGTCTACAACCTCGCCACCGGGAAGGACACCGCCATCGACCGCCTGGGCGGCGACACCAACGGCCTCGACGACCTCCTGCGCTTCATCGGCCCCGTCCTCACCGCCTCCGTCGCCGCCGCCCTCTTCCTGTTCTGGTGGTACAGCTGGACCAAGCGCCGCTACCTCGCCCGCGCCCGCTCCTGCCCGCGCCGGCTGGTGCTCACCGCCGGACCGGACATCGACCGGATCGTGGGCCGCGAGGAGGTCGCCCAGGTGATCGCCGAGCGGCTGCGGCAGCGCGAGACACGGCGGCCGTACCTGCTCGTCGGCGGCGTCGGCGCGGGCAATACCGCCGTCCTGGTACGGCTGACCGAGCTGCTCGCCCGGCAGCGGGCCGTACCGGTGCCCGTCCGGCTGCGCGACGCGGACCGCGGCAGCGCCCTGAACTTCGAACTGCTCGCCAAGCAGCGGTTCGCCGAGGAAGCACCGCGCGGCATCCTCGCCCGCACCAAGAACGAGCGGGTCTGGCAGCAACTGCTCGCCGACGACAAGGTGGTCGTCATCGCCGACGGCCTGGAGGAGGCCCTGCTCGACGAGAGCGCGCAGCAGAGCCGGGACAACATCATCCGCCTCGCCATCGAACGCGCCCACGCCGAGCGACTGCCCCTGGTCATCGCCTCCCGGCCGCACAGCCCGCTGGAGAGCACACCCGCCGCGATCGTGGAGCTGGAGCCGCTGAGCGAGGAGGAGGCACTGCACTTCGTCGCCTCCCGGGTCCCCGACACCGACGAGCGCCGGGTGGACTGGATCGTGGAGACGGCCGAGGTCACCGAGTCGCCGATCTACCTCCAGATCGCCCGCGACCTGCACCAGCACGGCCTGCTCGAACGGGACCGCCCGCGCGACGACCCCTACCGGCTCGACACCCGCAGCCGGGACCGCGGCACCCTGCGGCTGTGGCTGCTGGAGACCTGGGAGACCGCGCTGTGCGACGGCCTGCTGCGGGACACCGTGGCGGTCGGCCCGCGCGAGCGGCGCGAGACCCTGGAAGTGGTCTGCGCCCTCGCCTGCGTGGGCCTGCTCCAGGACAAACTCGAGGTCGGCTTCGCCGAGTTGCTCGACCAGGACATCCACGCCGGCCCCGCCCGGCGCGCCCGTACCCGCGCCGACCACCTCTGGTCCGCCCGGCGCGGCTTCGACCGGTACGGCGGACACGGCACCGTCTTCTCCGCATGGCACCGCCAGCGGATCTGGGGCGCGCTCTGCGACCGGCTCGGCGACGAGACCAGCCGGCGGCTGCGCGAGGGGAACCGGGACCAGTGCCACGCCCTGCTCGCCGCCTTCATCGGGAACGCGGACAAGCTGCAGCTCGTCGAGGGCTTCGAGAAGAAGGTCCGCTTCCCGCACAGCATCATCCAGGCCTACTTCGGTTTCCGCGTCCTCAACCACCTGGGCGAACCGGAGGCCGGCCGGCTGGTCGAACAGGCGCTGCAGCCGCCCGGACCCAGCCGTGAACTGCTCATCTCCCTCGTCCTGCTGTCCCGCCGCCGGGCGGCGGAACTCACGGCGGGCGGCGCCGGGGTGCGCGCCGAGCTCGGCAAGGAGGTCCGGGAGCGGTGGCGGCAGACCTCCGCGCGCGGACGCACCCTGGCCCGCCGGCTGTACGCCGCCGCCCAGCGCCGTACCGACGACCCCAAGGCCCTCGACCTGTACGCGGCGGCCGTCGAGGTGGAGAGTGTGGAGGCCGACCCGCGGTTCCTCGCGGACATCGTCGCCGCCGTGCACGCCCGCTGGACCCGCTTCAAGGGCGATCCGCGCAGCCTCCAGGACGCCAAGCTCAGGCTGCTCAAACAGCTCGGGGCGGCGCTGCGCCAGGTCTCCGACCGGATGGACACCACTCCCCTGTACTGGCAGCTGTTCCGGATGGGCACCGTGGAGCCCTCGTACCGGATCCGCCTGGCCGCCGCGCAGGAGTTCGGCAGCGGGGGCAACGCGGCGTTCGCCGTGATCCGGGAGCGGGTCGGGCTGACCACCGATCCGATCGAGGAGTACACCACCGCGATCCACGACCTGAAAGCCTGGAAGCGGCGGGAGTACGAGGCGTGGGCCGCGCAGATGACGCGCGCCCGCAGCGCCCGGGGCAGCGCGCGGGCGCGGACGCCGCAGCGGGTCGAGGGACTGATGCGCCGGCGACGGGCGTTGAACCAGCGCTACCGGGAACGGCGGGTCACCCTCTTCCGGGAGTTCGTGATGCGGGCCTGGATGGTGCCCATGCTGCTGGGCTCCGTCGACGACGCGCACCGCGACGAGGCCCGTGAGCGGCTGACCCGGTGGCTGCGCCACCTGGACCCGAAGTACACCGGCGGCACGCCCGATCTGCCGCTCGCCCTGGAGACGGCGCTGGCCCAGGGCTTCAAGTACGCGGCGAACCGCCGCAAACGGCATCCGGACACCTACCCGGGCAACCGCGCGGAGCTGATCCGCCAGGCGGAGACCGTGCTCCAGCGGTCCCGCTGCTGGTACAGCCAGCTCTCGCTGCTCCAGGCACTGTGCCTGTGGGAGCTGCCGGACACCGCGGGCCGGCACGAGCACGGCCGCGCCGGCAGCGGGCCGGACGAGCGCCCGGACGGGACGCGCCGCAGGGGCACCGGCATCGGCGGGGCGAGCGCCGTCCAGACCGTGGAACGGTGGCTGTCGATGGCCGGTACGGTGAACCGGGCGCCCGGTGGGTCCGTCGGGTCCAGTGGGTCAGGCGGGTCCGGTGCGTCGGGCGGGTCCGGCGGGCAGGGGCAGCGGCGGCGGCTCCACCCGTTCGTCGCCGAGGCGGGCGACCTGGTGGCCCTCGCCCTGGAGACGGGCGAGCCGGAACGCTTCCTGTGGATCGACGAGAAAGGCGTCACCGACACCATCGGCTCGCGGCCCCGCGGCAGCGGCGGGTACCGCAAGCACAACCTGTGGATTCCGCCCGCGGCCGGCTGGAGCACCCTCGACCCGCGGGCCCAGCGCCTGGTCGCCGACGTGCTGGTGATGCTCAACCTCATCGAGCGGGACGGGCATCCGGACGAGGTCGAGGAGCGGCTGGCCCGCGTGGAGCGGCCGGACGTGCTGCTGCCGCCGTGCATCAGCACCGACCGGGCTCCGCTGCGGCCCGGGCTCCGGGCCGGGACCTCGGTGCTGCCCCCGCCCGGCGAGACCTGCCTGCCGGACTGCGCGTTCCAGCTCTGCCCGTACCCGCCGCGTGGCTGCGTCCCGCGCGGCGAGATCCGCGAGCCCTTCTGCCGCCAGCAGCAGGCACTCCTTCCCGGCCGCTGGCGCCGCTGCCTGCCCCGGGGCCTGCGCCGGAAGACACCGCACTGGGTGGGCATGCGCGTCCGTGAACTGGACCGCTTCTGGGCGGAGATGGCCCAGCGCACGCGGGACGACTGA
- a CDS encoding sodium:solute symporter family protein, whose amino-acid sequence MKDGVNGVALAVFIFFFLAVTVMGFLAARWRKAENEHSLDEWGLGGRSFGTWITWFLLGGDLYTAYTFVAVPAAIYAAGAAGFFAVPYTILVYPLIFTFLPRLWSVSHKHGYVTTSDFVRGRFGSKGLSLAVALTGILATMPYIALQLVGIQAVLDVMGVGGGEDTNWFIKDLPLLIAFGVLAAYTYSSGLRAPALIAFVKDTLIYLVIAVAIIYIPIKLGGFDDIFAKAGEKFETTGAGGLVPPEAGQWTYATLALGSALALFMYPHSITATLSSKSREVIRRNTTILPLYSLMLGLLALLGFMAIAAGIKVQNGQLAIPQLFEDMFPDWFAGVAFAAIGIGALVPAAIMSIAAANLFTRNIYKDFIRPDATPEQETKVSKLVSLLVKVGALAFVLTMDKTVAINFQLLGGIWILQTFPALVGGLFTRWFHRWALIAGWAVGMIYGTVAAYGVASPTQKHFGGSSKEIPGIGEIGYIGLTAFVLNVIVTVVLTFVLRAAKAPDGVDETKPEDYTADAGDPGVQVELPPATAGSAH is encoded by the coding sequence ATGAAGGACGGCGTGAACGGCGTCGCGCTCGCCGTCTTCATCTTCTTCTTCCTGGCCGTCACGGTCATGGGCTTCCTCGCCGCGCGCTGGCGCAAGGCGGAGAACGAGCACAGCCTCGACGAGTGGGGTCTGGGCGGCCGGTCGTTCGGCACCTGGATCACCTGGTTCCTGCTCGGCGGCGACCTTTACACGGCGTACACCTTCGTCGCCGTACCGGCGGCGATCTACGCGGCGGGCGCGGCCGGCTTCTTCGCCGTGCCGTACACGATCCTCGTCTATCCGCTCATCTTCACGTTCCTGCCGCGGCTGTGGTCGGTGTCGCACAAGCACGGCTATGTGACGACCTCGGACTTCGTGCGCGGGCGGTTCGGCTCGAAGGGGCTGTCGCTGGCGGTGGCGCTCACCGGCATCCTCGCCACCATGCCGTACATCGCGCTCCAGCTCGTCGGCATCCAGGCCGTACTGGACGTGATGGGCGTCGGCGGCGGCGAGGACACCAACTGGTTCATCAAGGACCTGCCGCTGCTGATCGCGTTCGGTGTGCTGGCCGCGTACACCTACTCGTCGGGTCTGCGGGCGCCGGCGCTCATCGCGTTCGTCAAGGACACCCTGATCTACCTCGTGATCGCCGTCGCGATCATCTACATCCCGATCAAGCTGGGCGGCTTCGACGACATCTTCGCCAAGGCGGGCGAGAAGTTCGAGACCACCGGGGCCGGCGGGCTGGTCCCGCCGGAGGCGGGCCAGTGGACGTACGCCACCCTGGCGCTCGGCTCCGCGCTGGCGCTGTTCATGTACCCGCACTCGATCACCGCGACGCTCTCCTCCAAGAGCCGTGAGGTGATCCGCCGCAACACCACGATCCTGCCGCTGTACTCGCTCATGCTGGGTCTGCTGGCGCTGCTGGGCTTCATGGCGATCGCCGCCGGGATCAAGGTGCAGAACGGCCAGCTGGCCATCCCGCAACTGTTCGAGGACATGTTCCCGGACTGGTTCGCGGGCGTGGCGTTCGCGGCGATCGGCATCGGCGCGCTGGTGCCCGCGGCCATCATGTCCATCGCGGCGGCCAACCTCTTCACCCGCAACATCTACAAGGACTTCATCCGGCCCGACGCCACGCCCGAGCAGGAGACCAAGGTCTCCAAGCTGGTGTCGCTGCTGGTGAAGGTGGGTGCGCTGGCCTTCGTCCTGACCATGGACAAGACCGTCGCCATCAACTTCCAGCTGCTCGGCGGCATCTGGATCCTGCAGACCTTCCCGGCCCTCGTCGGTGGCCTGTTCACCCGCTGGTTCCACCGCTGGGCGCTCATCGCCGGCTGGGCGGTCGGCATGATCTACGGCACGGTCGCCGCGTACGGGGTGGCCTCCCCGACGCAGAAGCACTTCGGCGGCTCGTCGAAGGAGATCCCGGGCATCGGGGAGATCGGCTACATCGGTCTGACCGCGTTCGTGCTGAACGTGATCGTGACGGTCGTCCTGACCTTCGTCCTGCGCGCGGCCAAGGCGCCCGACGGCGTGGACGAGACCAAGCCGGAGGACTACACGGCGGACGCGGGCGATCCGGGTGTGCAGGTGGAGCTGCCGCCGGCGACGGCCGGTTCGGCGCACTGA
- a CDS encoding SDR family oxidoreductase, with the protein MGALSGRTALVTGASRGIGRGIAERLGRDGARVAVHYGTNETAAKETVTAIEAAGGSAFMIGVELGTPGDAEALWAEFDRHADGVDIIVNNAGIGTSSPLEDITEAEYDRLFAVNVKAPYFIVRQGLGRLRDGGRIVNISTGLARNAVLPDLTAYAMTKGALDVLTRDLSKILGPRGITVNSVAPGYIETDNTAAFLGTEEGRAQAEAISALGRVGTPADVADVVAFLASEDGRWVTGGWVDATGGSLL; encoded by the coding sequence ATGGGCGCGCTGAGCGGGAGGACGGCACTCGTCACGGGGGCGAGCAGGGGCATCGGGCGCGGGATCGCCGAGCGCCTGGGGCGCGACGGGGCACGCGTCGCGGTGCACTACGGGACGAACGAGACGGCGGCGAAGGAGACGGTCACGGCGATCGAGGCGGCGGGCGGATCGGCCTTCATGATCGGCGTGGAGCTGGGAACGCCGGGGGACGCGGAGGCACTGTGGGCCGAGTTCGACCGGCACGCGGACGGCGTGGACATCATCGTGAACAACGCGGGGATCGGCACGTCGTCGCCCCTTGAGGACATCACCGAGGCGGAGTACGACCGGCTCTTCGCCGTGAACGTGAAGGCGCCGTACTTCATCGTCCGGCAGGGCCTCGGCCGGCTCCGCGACGGCGGCCGGATCGTCAACATCTCGACCGGGCTCGCGCGCAACGCCGTGCTGCCGGACCTGACGGCGTACGCGATGACGAAGGGCGCCCTGGACGTCCTCACCCGGGACCTGTCCAAGATCCTGGGCCCCCGCGGCATCACCGTGAACTCGGTGGCTCCCGGCTACATCGAGACGGACAACACGGCCGCGTTCCTCGGTACGGAGGAGGGCCGGGCGCAGGCGGAGGCGATATCGGCCCTGGGCCGGGTGGGCACCCCCGCGGACGTCGCGGACGTGGTGGCGTTCCTGGCCTCGGAGGATGGGCGCTGGGTGACGGGGGGCTGGGTGGACGCCACGGGCGGTTCGCTGCTCTGA